One Lacticaseibacillus rhamnosus genomic window carries:
- a CDS encoding PTS fructose transporter subunit IIC, translating into MPSFVGVTKCPVGIAHTYMAAEKLQKTGQSDGYKVKVETQGASGTEDTLTADDIKTADFVVLAIDVAIDGMERFVGKRVVFSTTAEAIKDPQKLIDAGKHAEVYTGEKQHGDEQETSDVDDSGHEQSPVIKQLLNGVSHMIPFVVIGGLFIALSIALGGHATAKGMVVAPNTIWSTMNQIGTIGFSLMIPILAGFIAYAIAGRAALAPAMVGAMVANTPAILGTKAGTGFLGAILVGYAAGYLTKWMNSWPIPKSLRAVMPIFVIPLLGTAVICAAFVYLLGSPISWLMTALQNLLTFLSKSPSTSIVLGLVLGAMVSVDMGGPVNKVAFLFGVASITAGTPEIMGAVACAIAVPPLSAGIATLFKSELTTNEEKTAGVSAILMGLIGITEGAIPLATAHPKQVFPGIIIGSGVASAVGMIFHITDAVPHGGPIVGVLGATNNLGLFFLAILIGVLVSTAIIVLLKQHAVAHQKKLAAAK; encoded by the coding sequence ATGCCAAGTTTTGTTGGTGTTACAAAATGTCCAGTCGGTATTGCCCATACTTATATGGCAGCCGAAAAATTACAAAAGACTGGGCAAAGCGATGGGTACAAAGTCAAGGTTGAGACGCAGGGAGCATCTGGCACGGAAGACACTTTAACTGCTGATGATATTAAAACGGCTGATTTTGTGGTTTTGGCTATTGATGTTGCCATTGACGGCATGGAACGTTTTGTCGGCAAACGCGTGGTCTTTTCTACGACGGCAGAGGCAATTAAAGACCCGCAAAAGTTGATTGACGCAGGGAAACATGCTGAAGTTTATACCGGTGAAAAGCAGCATGGTGACGAGCAAGAAACAAGTGACGTTGATGATTCAGGACATGAACAAAGTCCGGTTATCAAACAGTTGTTGAATGGTGTTTCACATATGATTCCGTTTGTTGTCATCGGCGGTCTGTTTATTGCTTTGTCAATTGCCTTAGGCGGCCACGCTACTGCTAAAGGGATGGTGGTTGCGCCCAACACGATCTGGTCAACGATGAACCAAATCGGGACGATTGGTTTTAGCTTGATGATCCCGATTCTGGCAGGGTTTATTGCGTATGCGATTGCCGGACGTGCAGCTTTAGCACCGGCGATGGTTGGTGCAATGGTTGCCAACACGCCTGCTATTTTAGGTACCAAAGCCGGAACCGGTTTTCTTGGTGCGATCCTAGTTGGTTATGCAGCAGGTTATTTAACTAAATGGATGAATTCATGGCCGATTCCTAAGAGTTTGCGCGCGGTTATGCCGATTTTTGTTATCCCGCTATTAGGGACTGCGGTTATCTGTGCAGCCTTTGTTTATCTGCTTGGCAGTCCGATTTCCTGGTTAATGACGGCCTTGCAGAACCTGTTGACATTCTTATCTAAGAGCCCGTCGACGAGTATTGTTTTGGGCCTTGTCTTAGGTGCCATGGTCTCAGTTGATATGGGTGGTCCGGTCAATAAGGTAGCGTTTCTTTTCGGTGTGGCTTCCATTACAGCTGGTACGCCTGAAATTATGGGAGCAGTTGCCTGTGCGATTGCTGTACCGCCATTGTCAGCTGGCATTGCGACCTTATTCAAGTCAGAATTAACGACTAACGAAGAAAAAACAGCCGGTGTTTCAGCTATTTTGATGGGGCTGATCGGGATTACCGAAGGCGCGATTCCACTTGCTACGGCACATCCTAAGCAGGTCTTCCCTGGGATTATTATCGGGTCTGGCGTTGCAAGTGCCGTTGGGATGATCTTCCATATTACCGATGCGGTGCCACATGGCGGTCCGATTGTCGGTGTCTTAGGTGCCACCAATAACCTCGGTTTATTCTTCCTGGCAATTTTAATTGGTGTTTTGGTTTCAACTGCGATCATCGTTTTGCTCAAACAGCATGCGGTTGCGCACCAAAAGAAGTTGGCAGCTGCTAAATAA